The Candidatus Zixiibacteriota bacterium genome has a segment encoding these proteins:
- a CDS encoding PQQ-binding-like beta-propeller repeat protein has protein sequence MSRALTVSIVLIVGLALIVASCGRVMRLERERISAEGYAISRGTAAQLGADDRAEFGGRLSLLWSEGLSGKPAGPLAIHNDLIIFPESKKKIRFFEVASGDQPGRWRANGVPQTGVAVADSLAIYGVSPRKDFLRAVDFLTGKRLWQRNVKDVRPGPIIVGNRLIVSSADGRVLALELGDGETAWETRPEWRPSAAASYGHGRIFQPCDRGRLYALSADSGRELYEVRVDGPLVSPVAVGDLIYAAVMTGQVYGVDPDDGRVVWQSEIGGPTWTSPAVCNGRLFVGHSGGELVALDAADGQILWRHATGHVIRASALAVGDKVVFGTMTGQLFVLKAEDGAVVDSTTLSGAIEVPPVTDGRRLFVATQAGKIYCFGDVHEQAVAADQRIDVGLQSQ, from the coding sequence TCTCTGCCGAAGGATATGCCATTTCGCGAGGCACGGCGGCTCAGCTTGGGGCCGATGACCGTGCCGAATTCGGCGGGCGCTTGAGTTTGCTCTGGTCAGAGGGGCTGTCAGGGAAGCCGGCGGGGCCGCTGGCGATCCATAATGATCTCATAATCTTCCCGGAAAGTAAGAAGAAGATACGGTTTTTTGAAGTTGCAAGCGGCGATCAACCGGGGCGGTGGCGCGCCAATGGTGTACCTCAGACGGGTGTCGCGGTGGCTGACAGTCTGGCTATCTATGGTGTTTCTCCGCGCAAGGATTTCCTGAGGGCAGTTGATTTCCTGACCGGCAAGCGCCTTTGGCAGAGGAACGTCAAGGATGTCCGCCCTGGGCCGATAATAGTGGGTAACCGCCTTATCGTGAGTTCCGCAGACGGCCGTGTGCTGGCTTTGGAGCTTGGCGATGGTGAAACGGCCTGGGAGACGCGGCCCGAATGGCGGCCGTCAGCGGCAGCCAGTTACGGCCACGGGCGGATTTTTCAGCCCTGCGATCGCGGACGGCTGTACGCATTGTCGGCCGACAGTGGTCGAGAGCTTTACGAAGTTCGGGTGGACGGCCCCCTGGTCAGCCCAGTTGCGGTGGGCGATCTGATTTATGCCGCAGTGATGACCGGCCAGGTATATGGGGTGGACCCGGACGACGGTCGCGTTGTTTGGCAGTCCGAGATCGGCGGCCCGACTTGGACCAGCCCCGCGGTTTGCAACGGCAGGCTATTTGTAGGCCACAGCGGCGGCGAACTGGTGGCGCTGGACGCTGCCGACGGACAAATCTTGTGGCGGCACGCCACCGGACACGTCATTCGGGCATCGGCGCTCGCTGTGGGCGACAAGGTCGTTTTCGGCACCATGACCGGACAGTTGTTTGTGCTGAAAGCCGAGGACGGCGCCGTAGTCGATTCGACTACCCTCTCGGGAGCTATTGAGGTTCCACCGGTCACTGATGGCAGGCGGTTGTTTGTAGCCACGCAGGCAGGCAAGATCTACTGTTTTGGAGACGTCCATGAGCAAGCCGTCGCTGCCGATCAGAGAATCGATGTTGGGCTTCAATCTCAATGA